A portion of the Achromobacter sp. MFA1 R4 genome contains these proteins:
- the glpK gene encoding glycerol kinase GlpK, with translation MTTNEFVLALDQGTTSSRAIVFDRDCVVRGVGQREFRQHYPRPGWVEHDANEIWHSQLDVAREALRNAGATAADIAAIGITNQRETTLIWERATGRPLARAIVWQDRRTAPLCDKLRQDGHGDFLQARTGLVVDAYFSGTKLAWLLEHVPGARRMAERGELAFGTVDTWLIWQLTGGAVHSTDPSNASRTMLFDLHTQDWNDDILALLDIPRSVLPQIAPSSAIVGDALPEWLGGSVPIAGVAGDQQAAPFGQACFTPGMAKNTYGTGCFMLMNVGDKPVQSRNNLLSTVGWGLPQPGQDKWKPAYMLEGGVFVAGAAVQWLRDGLGIIQRSEDIESLAASVSDTDDVFMVPAFAGLGAPHWDPYARGTLVGLTRGTTRAHIARATLESIALQSAELLTCMDADSGIALTELRVDGGAARNDLLMQMQADILGVPVVRPRVPESTALGAAGLAGLAVGFWSGQDEFASKWHAERTFEPTWPQSVRDARMKRWRQAVELSKGWSAGAGK, from the coding sequence GTGACGACGAATGAATTTGTCCTAGCCCTGGACCAGGGCACGACCAGCTCCCGGGCCATCGTGTTCGACCGCGACTGCGTGGTCCGCGGCGTCGGCCAACGCGAATTCCGCCAGCACTACCCGCGTCCGGGCTGGGTCGAACACGATGCCAACGAGATCTGGCACAGCCAGCTCGACGTCGCCCGCGAGGCCCTGCGCAATGCCGGGGCCACGGCGGCCGACATCGCCGCCATCGGCATCACCAACCAGCGCGAAACCACCCTCATCTGGGAACGCGCCACCGGCCGCCCGCTGGCCCGCGCCATCGTCTGGCAGGACCGCCGCACCGCGCCCCTGTGCGACAAGCTGCGCCAGGACGGCCACGGCGACTTCCTGCAGGCGCGCACCGGCCTGGTCGTGGACGCCTACTTCTCGGGCACCAAACTGGCATGGCTGCTGGAGCACGTGCCCGGCGCGCGCCGCATGGCCGAACGCGGCGAGCTGGCCTTCGGTACCGTCGACACCTGGCTCATCTGGCAACTGACCGGCGGCGCCGTCCACAGCACCGACCCCAGCAACGCCTCGCGCACCATGCTCTTTGACCTGCACACGCAGGACTGGAACGACGACATCCTGGCGCTGCTGGACATCCCGCGCAGCGTCCTGCCCCAGATCGCGCCCAGCAGCGCCATCGTCGGCGACGCCCTGCCCGAATGGCTGGGCGGCTCCGTGCCCATCGCCGGCGTCGCGGGCGACCAGCAGGCCGCCCCCTTCGGCCAGGCCTGCTTCACGCCGGGCATGGCCAAGAACACCTACGGCACCGGCTGCTTCATGCTGATGAACGTCGGCGACAAGCCCGTCCAGTCCAGGAACAACCTGCTGTCCACCGTCGGCTGGGGCCTGCCTCAGCCCGGCCAGGACAAATGGAAACCCGCCTACATGCTGGAAGGCGGCGTCTTCGTGGCCGGCGCCGCGGTCCAATGGCTGCGCGACGGCCTGGGCATCATCCAGCGCTCCGAAGACATCGAATCCCTGGCCGCCAGCGTCTCGGACACGGACGACGTCTTCATGGTCCCCGCCTTTGCCGGCCTGGGCGCACCGCACTGGGACCCCTACGCCCGCGGCACCCTGGTGGGCCTGACGCGCGGCACGACCCGCGCCCACATCGCCCGCGCCACGCTGGAATCCATCGCGCTGCAAAGCGCCGAACTGCTCACCTGCATGGACGCCGACAGCGGCATCGCGCTGACCGAGCTGCGCGTGGACGGCGGCGCCGCTCGCAACGACCTCCTGATGCAGATGCAGGCCGACATCCTGGGCGTGCCGGTCGTGCGCCCCCGCGTCCCCGAATCCACCGCCCTGGGCGCGGCGGGCCTGGCGGGGCTGGCGGTCGGCTTCTGGTCCGGCCAGGACGAATTCGCGTCCAAATGGCACGCCGAACGCACCTTCGAACCCACCTGGCCCCAGTCCGTCAGGGACGCTCGCATGAAACGCTGGCGCCAGGCGGTGGAACTGTCGAAAGGCTGGTCCGCAGGGGCGGGGAAGTAG
- a CDS encoding DHA2 family efflux MFS transporter permease subunit: MPAESAAAARPVPPSSPDAVRAARMIPFIVGCALFMQMLDATVVATALPAMARALGSTPVRLNVAITSYLLAVAVFVPISGWAADRYGARRVFIAAIGLFTLSSVACALSQDLPQLVLARIVQGMAGAMMVPVGRIILLRTVPKHDLLKAMSFLSIPALLGPVIGPPLGGFMVTYMSWHWIFLINIPIGILGICLVLRFVAEIRETGTPRLDWIGFLLSATCLATLVSGFEAIGRDVMPLPMLLGLIAVGIVCGLLYGVHARRVEHPIIDLSLMRIPTFAISTLGGNLCRFAVGATPFLLAMLLQVGFGLTPFSAGLITFASAAGALLMKFVATPIVQRFGFRRVLTLNALLTGAFIIVCGAFNAATPVWLMIAILLVGGFFRSLQFTGVNTLTYADIPASKMSRASSFSAMAQQLGITLGVGVAAVTLNISMSLRGAETLAVSDVVAGFVVIGLLCMASTFSFRRLDPLAGAHLNGAKNSDDE, translated from the coding sequence ATGCCCGCAGAATCCGCCGCCGCAGCCCGCCCCGTCCCGCCTTCATCCCCGGACGCGGTACGCGCGGCGCGCATGATCCCCTTCATTGTCGGGTGCGCGCTCTTCATGCAGATGCTGGACGCCACGGTGGTGGCGACCGCCCTGCCCGCCATGGCCCGGGCGTTGGGGTCCACCCCGGTGCGGCTCAACGTGGCCATCACCTCGTACCTGCTGGCCGTCGCCGTCTTCGTGCCCATCAGCGGCTGGGCGGCCGACCGCTACGGCGCCCGGCGGGTGTTCATCGCCGCGATCGGCCTGTTCACCCTCAGTTCCGTCGCCTGCGCCCTATCACAGGACCTGCCGCAGCTCGTGCTGGCGCGCATCGTCCAGGGCATGGCGGGCGCCATGATGGTGCCGGTCGGGCGGATCATCCTGCTGCGCACCGTGCCCAAGCACGACCTGCTCAAGGCCATGTCCTTCCTGTCGATCCCGGCGCTGCTGGGGCCCGTGATCGGCCCGCCGCTGGGCGGTTTCATGGTCACGTATATGTCGTGGCACTGGATTTTCCTGATCAACATCCCGATCGGCATCCTGGGCATCTGCCTCGTGCTGCGCTTTGTCGCGGAGATCCGCGAAACAGGGACGCCCCGGCTGGACTGGATCGGGTTCCTGCTCAGCGCCACCTGCCTGGCTACGCTGGTCAGCGGCTTCGAGGCCATCGGCCGCGACGTGATGCCGCTGCCCATGCTGCTGGGCCTGATCGCCGTGGGCATCGTCTGCGGCCTGCTCTATGGCGTGCACGCCCGCCGCGTCGAGCATCCCATCATCGACCTGTCCCTGATGCGGATCCCCACTTTCGCCATCTCCACCCTGGGCGGCAACCTGTGCCGCTTCGCCGTGGGCGCCACGCCGTTCCTCCTGGCCATGCTGCTGCAGGTGGGCTTCGGCCTCACGCCGTTTTCGGCCGGCCTCATCACCTTCGCCAGCGCCGCCGGCGCGCTGCTGATGAAATTCGTCGCCACCCCCATCGTGCAGCGCTTCGGCTTTCGGCGCGTGCTGACCCTGAACGCGCTGCTGACGGGCGCCTTCATCATCGTTTGCGGCGCCTTCAATGCGGCCACCCCGGTGTGGCTGATGATCGCCATCCTGCTGGTGGGCGGCTTCTTCCGGTCGTTGCAGTTCACGGGGGTAAATACGCTAACCTATGCCGACATCCCCGCTTCCAAAATGAGCCGCGCCAGCAGCTTCTCGGCGATGGCGCAGCAACTGGGCATCACCTTGGGCGTCGGGGTGGCCGCGGTCACGCTGAACATCAGCATGTCATTGCGCGGCGCCGAAACGCTGGCCGTCAGCGACGTGGTCGCGGGCTTTGTCGTCATCGGCCTGCTGTGCATGGCATCGACCTTCTCCTTTAGACGCCTCGACCCGCTGGCCGGGGCACACCTGAACGGCGCGAAAAACAGTGACGACGAATGA
- a CDS encoding DUF3460 family protein produces MATNYESEITQFLKDYKQSHPGTEERQREGRARLWDKPQDQELLEGFRAARVPQRPYVYQAD; encoded by the coding sequence ATGGCAACCAACTACGAATCCGAGATCACCCAGTTCCTGAAGGACTACAAGCAATCCCACCCTGGCACCGAAGAGCGCCAGCGCGAGGGACGCGCCCGCCTCTGGGACAAGCCGCAGGACCAGGAATTGCTCGAAGGCTTCCGCGCGGCCCGCGTGCCGCAACGGCCGTACGTGTATCAGGCAGACTGA
- a CDS encoding ScpA family protein — protein sequence MVQTPSVPGDALAKLVEPSVDSTPDTIDSVAFARLYGEPLFQMPTDLYIPPDALEVFLEAFEGPLDLLLYLIRKQNFNVLDIPMADVTRQYLSYVDQIRITNLELAAEYLLMAAMLIEIKSRMLLPVKKTDTGEEPEDPRAELVRRLLEYEQMKLAAQKLDKLPQLGRDFVSSQAVADLSVERALPDVSVDDLRAAWADIMKRAKLNQHHHITREQLSVRDHMTHILRRLNDVRFMEFGDLFMERIREGAPAAVVVVHFIAMLELARESLLEITQAEPYAPIYVRLAYTSVAAVAA from the coding sequence ATGGTCCAGACCCCCTCGGTGCCCGGCGATGCCCTGGCCAAGCTAGTGGAACCGTCCGTCGACAGCACGCCCGACACCATCGACAGCGTGGCGTTCGCGCGCCTGTATGGCGAGCCGCTGTTCCAGATGCCGACGGACCTGTACATCCCGCCCGATGCGCTGGAAGTCTTCCTCGAAGCGTTCGAAGGGCCGCTGGACCTGTTGCTCTACCTGATCCGCAAGCAGAACTTCAACGTTCTGGACATCCCCATGGCGGATGTCACGCGGCAGTATCTGTCGTATGTGGACCAGATCCGCATCACCAACCTCGAACTGGCCGCCGAATACCTGCTGATGGCGGCCATGCTCATCGAAATCAAGTCGCGCATGCTGCTGCCGGTCAAGAAGACCGACACCGGCGAAGAGCCCGAGGATCCCCGCGCCGAACTGGTCCGCCGCCTGCTCGAATATGAGCAGATGAAGCTGGCCGCCCAGAAGCTGGACAAGCTGCCGCAACTGGGCCGCGATTTTGTCAGCAGCCAGGCCGTGGCCGACCTGAGCGTCGAGCGCGCGCTGCCCGACGTCAGCGTGGACGACCTGCGCGCGGCTTGGGCCGACATCATGAAGCGCGCCAAGCTGAACCAGCACCATCACATCACGCGTGAGCAGCTCTCGGTGCGCGATCACATGACGCACATCCTGCGCCGGCTGAACGACGTGCGATTCATGGAGTTCGGCGACCTGTTCATGGAGCGCATCCGCGAGGGCGCGCCCGCGGCGGTCGTCGTCGTGCATTTCATCGCCATGCTGGAGCTGGCGCGCGAATCGTTGCTGGAGATCACGCAGGCCGAGCCGTATGCGCCGATCTACGTGCGCCTGGCCTACACCAGCGTGGCGGCGGTAGCGGCCTGA